DNA sequence from the Vicia villosa cultivar HV-30 ecotype Madison, WI linkage group LG3, Vvil1.0, whole genome shotgun sequence genome:
CACTACTTAAATTAATTTAGTGGGAAGACATATTatgattaattttattataaacatatatatatatagatatatatttgtataaatagatataatttatgatatcatatttatatatatataatcgagGTCGGAAGGTCGGTTTGTCTTTCCTAATGGTATTACTCAGGGCCGACCCAAACATTTTGGAGACCCTGtacaaattttcaaaattcaactaataataaataaaaatactttttttttaaatcattaattTATATACGTTTTGTTTTATAGATTAAAGTTAAAGTGTTATTTTTCTATTCTTCTAACATTTgtttcaatttcatatatatatatatatctatatatatatatatatatatatatatatatatatatatatatatatatatatatatatatgacatatatGTGCATTTGcacgaaattttaattttatgattaTAGTTGCTATCctactttgttttattttatttatatgtttttatgatacttttgtttttattttataatcactttttaaaataagtttttatcaacaaaattatccttttgtttatataaataaaaagctcttttttatttaatagttatttaaattattaatatttttcattatttttatgtttcaaatacaaatcatttattatttaaataaacccGTGCATAGCACGGGTGTACCGACTAGTTCTCTTATAtaagtatgcatgaatattaaaatttatattgtttACCTAATTTATAATTTTAGCATAAATTtaacagtataaaaataaaagaaattaagagGAAAATCTAATATAAATATTTCGCAATTTAAACTATGTCATTGCCAAACACATCAAAATTTCATCATAGAAAATAGATAATTACGATTATTAATGaataaaaagaataattaaattgtcaaaaaaaaattaaatacattattattttttgtttccgTAATAACATTTTGAAATTTCGAATACAGAATGATTTTTATAAAGTGTTGCATAAAGTAATTAAGAACGATTGTAAAATGGTGCAGTATCTGAAAAGTTGCAACACTTGGTAAAATAGTTGAAATGGTGTGTTTCATCAAGGATGACAACCTTGTGAAACAACACTACTTGTCCTATAAATTAATCATTCATGATTTGTAAAATAATAACAATcaatttttaagaaataattcTCTAAACATGTCACAATTTTCTAGATTTGATAATAGCAAACAGTATATGGCGGGAGGCACAAGACCAAACCCACTCGACAGGGAGCACATGTTACGTGCATTGAAGGTTGCCAGCCACTTTTACTTTGCCAGACAACAAATCGTTTTTGTTCTTATTGATAATTGTTATCGCCCTCTTAGAAATACAAATGGATAgaataattttattcaaaaaatgatttttcttcttCTGCTTTTCTGTTCTCACTTCAGAAAAATGTTGTATTTGTGTATGAACTTGGATACAATGTAGAAGAGAGCCTGTAGTGGAGAAGTTAGATTTTTCTTGCATGGAGAACTCAGAAGATTGcatatgaaaaaaaagaaacagaagATGATTTAGTCAATGAATTAGGATTTTAAAAGTAAAAACGTTAACGTTAGTTATTATAACTGGaactaattttttgaaaatattaggaCAAACTATAATCTTTATTATTATGATTTGTATTCATCATTATATTCATTAAAGCGTTAGTTATTATCATTGATTTTTCGACCGtagtataatatatttgcttacCATGTTCTATTTCCGCAAGTGAACTAACTTTGTAGTTGATTTCAGGCGCTGTCTCTGCCAACGTCAGAAGTTAATCTCCCAGATGGGCTATTGGCAGTTCCTCTTTTATGTCATCAGGTTACTTTACATATTCATTCGTTCTTTTCAATAAATGATATTATAATAGGTGCATTTACATCATCCAACTGATATAAATTGTTGTGTCAGAGAATCGCTTTATCGTGGATGGTTCAAAAGGAAACATCAACTTTAAGCTCTTCCGGAGGAATTCTTGCAGATGATCAGGGTCTTGGAAAAACTGTGTCAACTATTGCTTTAATACTAAAGGAAAGGCCTACGTTGCTCGAGGCGTGCAACACTGCACAAAATAGTGTATTAGAAATCGTGGATTTGGATGATGATCCACTTCCTGAGAATGGTGTAATGAAGAAGGAATTTGACGCGCGTCAAGATACATCTAGAAATGGAAAAGCGATCACAAGTGTGAATTCTTCGGTTCATGCAAAAGGCAGGCCATCTGCAGGAAACATACAATTtaactaaaaagaaaaaagaaaaagaaaaagagagtacAACATAGAAAAATGGAGAAACAAGTGTACAAATTAACTAAAAAGTAAAAAGAAAGAGAGGTTAAAGAAGTCTAATACACCAAAGCTTCTACTTGTGAACTCATGTATCCCGTTGAGTTATACATAACTTGTTTTTCATTTGACGAATGAATGAATGTAAGTATTTTTCTATTCAGTCTCATAAACAAAATATGTCCATTTCCTATTATTTATATACTTAAGTAACTGCCCGATAATATACAAAGTCGCGGTGTGTTGTCAAActgttttataaataaatatggcCACGAAATATGATAGAACCCAGGttcttttaaacttaattaattagttaaattaatttagtGGGTGTTATCTCCCACTACTTAAATTAATTTAGTGGGATgacatattatattaattttattataaaataattattagattaatttgttaaaagaaaatttgatttcattttaattattaatcatTAATTATTAGCAAATAAATTAATGGAAAAATTTGGCGGGAAAATTTGGTGGGAAGAACTTCtaagattataatttagtatgattaaTTGGAATAGTTAGGTGAACCATGAGGTGGCGGCTGGTTTAGTTGTAGCTAgggttttcataaaaaaaatctcCTTCACAAAGGATTAACCGAGTGGGCCTTTATGCTCCCAGGCCCAGTCCGTTTTCTTATCTTCACACTCCTATTTTTCGGTTTACACCACTTTTAGTTTATTCAACTATTAGTTTTGGGCCTGCTTCCTTCTCTTTAGCCCATCAGCAAATTTCTTTGTATGCACACCCTGTTTGCTCTTTTGACCTCATTCATTTATTTGTTTCTTTTActattttctttgtttgttttaaatttccTTTTGATTATTGTTatgatattaaaaatacaaaaacatgcttattttttattttaaatttagactttattttcattattatttttaaaataccaaaaaatattagAATAATTTCATCCAAAAtatcttggtccaacgccaagtcgatacaaataaacttctcgatccaacgtcgaatTTTCTTCTTTACAAAATTCTATTCTTTAAatcataccgaaagatcgagtgacaaggggtgcacacctcttgagtATCCTGATCCTttaaatcaaaacacattaataaaatcaagagattaagtgacaaggggtgaacacctcttgaataccttgatcttttgaacctttctttaatcaaaacaaaaggttaagtgacaaggggtgaacacctcttgaataccttgatcttttgaatcaaaacactttaatcaaaccaagtggttaagtgacaaggggtggacacctcttgaataccttgatcttttgaatcaaaacactttaatcaaaccaagaggttaagtgacgaggggtggacacctcttgaataccttgatcttttgaatcaaaacacattaacaaAACTGAAAGATcatgtgacaaggggtgaacacctcttgaataccttgatcttttgaataaaaaataaattaattgacaaggacaacaagtgacaatggggctcgctcctgttcaataccttgggtaaagacgcgctaggtgcacacctatgctcaatcctttgctaaacgtccgcaAAAACATCCTCTAAAACACaatctcaatttcattcaaaccttttcGCCTTATGGCTTTTTAAACTCctctcataaacgagacacttattcaattttcaatacgaacatacttccacatgtgaagatcgaatatcttccactcgaatgcgatgatggccaaaattatgtcttatcttgatttagccatccattcttgtagtgatatcatatccatgtgcgcgtagtatttccatttgaaagcgatcgagcaCCTCTCGCTAAGGTCAACCAACAAAAATTTTCGTGGttcctagcccgaactacgattgctctgactttcccattgcactagggaatacgtaggcacaagatacaaacgtcttggcgagcataataataaaaaatcttttcttttttcttcataataataaaaaccctaaaaaacatttctttcatcttttctcgattaataagctaaagaacataAACATTTCACTAACACTCAAATacgaaactaactaaataggtcccatcgagtacgatggaggtgaggggtgctaacaccttccccttgcttaaccgactcccgaaccctaatttggttgcgatgaccatcttatccatttcttttctcttcgtggattttatcgatattttccctttccttcttggaataaataaagtttggtGGCGACTTTGTTGTACTTCGAGCGTGCGATagacgctcgagtcacatttttaccgctacaaatACATACCTCAATTGATACTaagtttatattagcattgtgtgagcgcTGGAGGCCCGAgactcatacttttcaccttccaacgGGTGAATGTACCAtcactctagaggacgtgtacatgttattGGGTCTCAACACAAATGGAAAAGCTGTGtttggaaatgtccaacaacccAATGCTCTATGTGTCGAAATGTTGGGTGTagatttaatagagggtgaggggcgACAAAGAGGTAGGGGCCAAGGTATTAAGCTTGTTGGTCTTCAACAAGCTTATGATGACCTTAAGTTGAATCAGTTTTCTAGCGAAGAAAGTAAACTATATAAAACTAGAATgtatattatgttattatttggtaggtttctatttcccgaaggTACGGGGAATAGTGtcaattttatgtacttgtgtctACTTGAGGACATTGATGCAATTAAGACGTATAGTTGGGGTTCGACGGTGTTGGCATACCTCTATAGCTTCTTGTGCAAATGTGCAACAAAGGATAGTTGTACATTTAATGGATGTGCATTCTTTCTACAAGCATGGTGATGGTGGAGAATGTCGGTATTAGCCCCTGAAAACCTGCACATTTACGTCCTCCCTTACGCGTCAAGGTAACTTaatgatcttattttaattagtgcatttttttctattattaattgtaactatattgatttttatttttgaatgtgttTAGGTTTAATGCAACTGGGTTGGATTACACCAATACGCctgtaaacaaaatcattttttactgCCAACTATTGGATCGACTTCGACCCCAAGATGTAATACCACTAAAGATTTTCATcctctaaatatatttgtaaaataaacTATCTtccataatttaaaattaatatttttttcgttgcagtttatttggagaccTTACTTGGGACTGGACCATGTACCCGAACCTAGAGAGGCGGCTGTTTGGACGgcaaaatcacccatcatacggttcaccagtgtggagatgcaccaaagtgaccgtgtgaagctccaattcggcatgcatcaaggtgTCCCTGACCCCCCTGAGTCTTTGACACCTTGGCTTCTACAAAAGGTTAGCCAACAGTGGTACGTAGAAAATTGGAAGACGTTTGCTAAAGAgcagcgtaaaatatgggctcgtcgtTCCACCACTGTCCTacaatttcctgtggcgccggaATAAATGAAACCAACGGCTGAATATGTCAACTGGTACAAAACAGTCACAAATCCCGAAATGTTTGTGTCTGACCCTTTATATTTGGCAGACCCGCGAGCACAACaaccatattttggaggacaacaacaacaaccacatattttccaacatcaacaacaacaacaacaaaatttccaacaacaacaaccaccaccatatttccaacatcatcaaccaccaccaaatttccaacaacaaaattacccaccaccacaacaacaacaacaacaaaattaccaacaacaaccaatAAACTAACAGACacctatttaccaacaacaacaacaacaataatcccAACAATACCACCACCAACAACCATTTCAAACTCAACCACAAACTCAACCCCACCACCTACGCTTCCAAGAACTCAATATGGCGAGCTCTTCCAGATCACCACCACTTACCCCCGACATAGGCATACAAGAAGAATACCCGCCATACAACTCATTCGACCAACCAACATCACAATACCCCAACCAACCATTGAACTTCAatacaccaccacaaccaatgtATTTTAACCAAACCAAATCCACCACCAAATTCCAAAGACCAAACTTCGaggccgcacccactaggagaaatttcaacCCACCTAGACAAAGCTTTGACGGCACCGCGGGCACCTGCCTTTCCTATAGCGGGAATTCTAGAGGTCAAGGACGGCTCACAGATTTTGTAGACCCGGAATGCATTGAGGGGTCGTCGACTCAAACACAAgaggaaccaaatagaggggggcgtcgcAGGAACGGGGGAGCACTACCAACTCGTGACCCTTCTACACGAGTTATTAGACAACCTGATTgcggatcgtaccatggtccacgtggcgctcaataggaattttattattatcgttaatgtattttgtgttgtttttaattttaatgtacttttttaattatgattaatggtaAATGTATTTGgtacttttttatttattgatattatttttcgaaactaaaaaaatagttaaaaaaaaacagctaaaaaaataatataaaaaaattgaaaaaaaaaataaagggggggggggggtgttgtcgccagggggtggcgacaaACCTGTTTTCTGCATGCCTTCGCCAGGCCCATTGGCGACAATGTTATGGGCTAAGTGTTAtcgccaccccctggcgacaacgtgttaattttttttaaaaaaatgatatttgtgtagtttttttgaaaaacttgttatttttgaatttgttttaaaaaatctggttattaaaaaaaaaatccaattttgttgcttaattttttttcaaaataaattgttattttttagtttttttttctttttctaaaagttataatttttttaaaagatcaaTAAGTGAGATATCTTGAATGTCGTAGATTAATATTCGTGTCTTGTGTAGCTACTATTTGAGTTAATTTGACGAGACTAAAATAATTGATCTATTAATTTATTTCCTAAAATCTTCGTTTATTTGTAATTATGCATAGTAATTTCAAACTCGGAGTATGACCGACGTGATTGAGGCTCGGTACATCTGAAGTCGGGGGTGATGTTGAAGATGCTTTGCACATCCGACAAATAATCCATTTCTGACATCACAAAGCACGTATAAAAGAAAGTGAAGGGTGTTGTCGAAGACCCTTTGCACGTCTGACTAAAACAAACAATTCCCCACCGAAAGTAAGGGCTTCTAACGGAAAAGCTTTGTATGTCCGACTAAAGCAATCAATTCTTATCCAAAAGACAGGGGTAGTGCCAGAGATGCTTTGTACGTCAGGCCACATCAATCAATTCCTCACAAGCAATCACGGTCCACCCTCGTCTGACAACTAGAAACTTCAGATGTCATGGAGGGTCGGCCACATATCTACCTCTAACTGGGTTTTCAACTAGTGAAGGGAAGGGGAATTGACCTTTTGCCCATAACGGCCCTAGTGACGTTTAATTAACTTCCAGGGAGGACCTCATACATTCATATTCATTTAGATTTATGCACTCAAGATCCAACAAATGCACCTTAAACTGGTACAAAAGTAAATCTAAAGCATTTCATTCCAAAAAGGATTATATTTATATACATATGTTTCCATTATAGAGTACTCTACACTGAGTACACACATAAAAAAAGTAGATGGGCCTACATGGCTACTTCTGCAGGAAAACGATCTTCCTGTTTTTAACTACTTGATCTAGCCAGATTTGCTCCTAAGAGAGAGTCAGGGGAAGATGGAAGTGTTCCACTTGCTACAAAGTATCAACGACTGCGAGACTTCCTCAAGGGTAATACTCATATAGGCGGCCAATTGTTGACTCATCAAATCATTTTGAGGGTGCAAAAACTCTATCTCTCTTTGAGCATATTATAAATTGCATTAAATAAAAGTCAGAGTCTGGTTCTTCTTCACTGCAATTTTTACCAGATGATTCACCTAGTCGAAGAGAGAATCAACTAGATTTAAGTGAAGGAAAGCATTCCTCTCCACAGTAAGAGAGGTATAAGCTTTCTTTATTTCTTGTAGGTATTTATCCCGCTGAAACTTCAAGTCGCAAACACTTCCTCTATTTGTTGCTTTTTAGAATGATGTTGATCGGACCAAATATTTTCCAATGACCAGCCTTACTAAGCGTCAAAGCAGCAGAAACACGACGTGTATACCAAGTCAAGGTAGCTAGTTCTTCCCCTAGAGCAGACTCAGAAAGAGTATCCAAATAAGAGCATTATTTGCCCAAATGAGGGGTCTGGAGACCTTCAGTAACACAAGAATTAGATCTTGTCAATAGTGGAAGAGGAGTCAGACCTTGGATACTCGGGAAAGTCGGAAGGGCCTCCAAAACTGCATCATTCTCGGTCGGAGTTGCACTTCATCCTTCATATGCTCTGTACACATTTATTGTCAAAGCAAATACATCACGAATATGCAGAGTAAGACTAAAGATGTCTAAATTAACAAAACTTACCAAATATGACTTTCCTATCTTCATGGGAACGAGCCCTATCAATCTGACATCAATCAGGCGCTGCAAGCATTTATTATCAACTTCCTTCACTACGGGTCCCATCGTGGATGTATCCCAAATTACTGATGAAAGTCATCAATTATTTCTTCTTGTATCAACCACATCAGAAAGACCCTCTTCCTTGTTTACGTAGTTGTTGTTCCCAATCGAAAAATGTCCCTCAGTCTAGTATTTAGGGAATAAATCAGCACATCTATCCTCCACCCGGATCCCGACGTCGTAAACAGAGGCATGAGCCTCCGAGATGATTGGGGTTACTAGAAATTACAGGTCTTTGAAAGGATGAGGCTCCGGAAGAGGTCCAAAGTTATGCACAGTATGTTCCAAGTAGACCAATCCTcaatcaaaatcaattctacacatCCATAATTAATTTTGGATGCTCCAAACGTGAAATCAAACATACGCTTACACTATAAGGATTTGATTCAAGGTATGCATCTCTAAAAGGGAATATCTTTTATTGTACTTTTATAATTCAGATGTaacacatttatttattattcataattttatCGAGAGATTGAAAGATTTTATTATAAGACTCTAAAACTTTCTTCtaacatttatataaatatttcgtTTTAGTtgcatattaaaatattataaaggtTTATGTGTGAAGTCAAGACTATCCATcctatgtgttttgatgaagacaaagtgcACTCAATTGTATCAATATCAAAAGGACTGGAAGAAGCAATCAAGAGTACCATTATCAAATCAAGTGACCAAGTTTCATTGATCAAAATTTAACATCAAGTATTCAAGACTATGTTGGAGCTCTTTGAAGACTTAACAAAATCATTGATTGATAAAAGGTATAACAATGCAATTGATTTTGATAAACATAGTGCTCAATTTAACATCCTCATGCATATCATATTCTACATAGTTTCATATGTCTACACATATATTAGAAAGCATTAGAAGCCAAAAAATATAAAAGGTATAAAAAATTCTGCATCATAAAACGTTTCTAGAATTCTATGTGAAGCTGCAGAAACTGGTTTCCTGTTTTATAGAAATCGGTTTCCATCAcgtgtttttcaaaaaaaaattgggaGCGCTTCAGCAGAAACCAGTTTCCTCGTTTTGAAAACCGGTTTCCACTCACAAACAGTaactttttattgttttcaaaatctgtttcCATTTCCATTATACCTCTTCAAAATACCTTTTTGCTTCTTTTAAATGCATCTTTTCAAAAGGGTGTTAAGCCTCTACATATAGTACATTATTTCAAAGTCAAAAACACCTTTTCTTCAAAGTATCTttgtatatttttgtgaatatttgtttagggttaggatatCATGTCTTTAACTTttccatgtacccttagaccaaccCTCTTTTATGATTtagtatttaatcattaaaaataattaggtGTAGGTGTTAATTTCaaaaccctaggtttaaaacTCATTCCAAAAAGAAACGTGTTGATCTTTACTTATCCATGAACTTGTTAactttgtacatatacttgttgatttcaaTCCTTGTGTTTTTTACTTATGTGTTTATCTTAACCATTATCCTTTGTACACACTTGTTGATTTTCATCATTGAGTTTTGTACTTATCatccattgtattatcatttgtatatactttgtttatctaatccacatgcatgagtttcatattcatcatccatctttcattcatatatgaatctatccaaaggtataaacatccttgctcattatcattgatgattattATACTTACTTGTTTGTCCTTTTGTGACACATatcatcacacacacacacacacacacacacacacacacacacacacacacacacacacacacacacacacacacacttgaggtatccattgtttgattgcttaagttgtttgttgaaaattCAAAGGAATgcgaatggtattgactaaaattgtcaaggtactcaaactattttccaaatctcttttattttgtgttaaagtattgttaaagcttttcacttgttttatggttttgtattgttaaagcttaaccaaactcTTGCATTTTTGAAACTTTGGTACTAAaaggagaattattcccggtgaaactactcttagtctattgaccttgtattgttaaagctcggtcccttttatttggttttgtaaacttaaagctcaaccaccctttttgttttaaaacctcggtactaagaggagaattattcctagtgaaactactcttagtccattgaccttgtattgttaaagcttggtccctttttcaTTAGAAACttattaagtattgttaaagcttaaccttttaaaaaaaaacttgt
Encoded proteins:
- the LOC131659045 gene encoding protein MAIN-LIKE 2-like, which produces MLLGLNTNGKAVFGNVQQPNALCVEMLGVDLIEGEGRQRGRGQGIKLVGLQQAYDDLKLNQFSSEESKLYKTRMYIMLLFGRFLFPEGTGNSVNFMYLCLLEDIDAIKTYSWGSTVLAYLYSFLCKCATKDSCTFNGCAFFLQAWFNATGLDYTNTPVNKIIFYCQLLDRLRPQDFIWRPYLGLDHVPEPREAAVWTAKSPIIRFDNSKQYMAGGTRPNPLDREHMLRALKALSLPTSEVNLPDGLLAVPLLCHQRIALSWMVQKETSTLSSSGGILADDQGLGKTVSTIALILKERPTLLEACNTAQNSVLEIVDLDDDPLPENGVMKKEFDARQDTSRNGKAITSVNSSVHAKGRPSAGNIQFN